In one window of Ruminococcus hominis DNA:
- a CDS encoding SEC-C metal-binding domain-containing protein — MSDKSLLEQWRATAYDQSLSKTELENFWSKYFTIEKDIYVELLKNPDEEVRGTLKEVAAKYGQDVMTMVGFLDGINDSLKVANPIETMTEDTEINLVFDKELLYKNMIDAKADWLYGLPQWDDIFDEETKKRLYREQKQSGTIRKEKKIGRNDPCPCGSGKKYKKCCGRNI, encoded by the coding sequence ATGAGCGATAAAAGTTTATTAGAACAGTGGAGAGCTACTGCATATGATCAGAGCTTAAGCAAAACAGAATTAGAAAATTTCTGGAGTAAATATTTTACAATTGAGAAAGATATTTATGTAGAACTTTTAAAGAATCCAGACGAAGAGGTTCGTGGAACTTTAAAAGAGGTGGCAGCAAAATATGGACAGGATGTTATGACAATGGTTGGATTCTTGGATGGAATCAATGACAGCTTAAAAGTTGCCAATCCAATTGAGACAATGACAGAAGACACTGAAATTAATTTAGTATTCGATAAAGAATTACTTTATAAGAATATGATTGATGCAAAAGCAGACTGGCTGTATGGATTGCCACAGTGGGATGATATTTTTGATGAAGAAACAAAGAAACGTCTTTACAGAGAACAAAAACAGTCAGGAACAATCCGTAAAGAGAAAAAAATCGGAAGAAATGATCCATGTCCATGTGGAAGTGGAAAAAAATATAAAAAATGTTGTGGACGTAATATCTAA
- a CDS encoding DUF1540 domain-containing protein produces MPDLRCTVQTCVHNQKFLCDLDSIEVGGHDARTTSETCCDSFQERTGDSYSNSSMTGQASDLTKIDCKATECMYNEHCACHAGKISVEGSNACDCDGTECATFTCVC; encoded by the coding sequence ATGCCAGATTTAAGATGTACCGTACAGACATGTGTACACAATCAGAAATTTTTATGTGACCTGGATAGCATTGAAGTTGGAGGTCATGATGCCAGAACAACAAGTGAAACTTGTTGCGACAGTTTTCAGGAACGGACAGGAGATTCATATTCCAATTCCAGCATGACAGGTCAGGCTTCAGATTTGACAAAGATTGACTGTAAGGCAACAGAGTGTATGTATAACGAACATTGTGCCTGCCATGCAGGGAAAATCAGCGTAGAAGGAAGTAATGCATGTGATTGTGATGGAACAGAATGTGCGACATTTACGTGCGTTTGCTAA
- a CDS encoding adenylosuccinate synthase, with protein sequence MVKAVVGANWGDEGKGKITDMLGKESDIIVRFQGGANAGHTIVNDYGKFALHTLPSGVFYDHTTSIIGNGVALDIPKLFGEIQSVIEKGVPAPKILVSDRAQIVMSYHKLFDAYEEERLAGKSFGSTKSGIAPFYSDKYAKIGFQVSELFDDDLLKEKVVRIAEQKNVLLEHLYHKPLLNPDDLYNELMEYKKMVEPYVCNVSLFLHNAIKEGKNILLEGQLGSLKDPDHGIYPMVTSSSTLAAYGAIGAGIPPYEIKQIITVCKAYSSAVGAGAFVSEIFGDEADELRKRGGDGGEFGATTGRPRRMGWFDCVASKYGCRMQGATDVAFTVLDVLGYLEEIPVCVGYEINGEVTTEFPVTHLLEKAKPVYKVLPGWKEDIRGIKKYEDLPENCRKYIEFIEEQIGYPITMVSNGPGRDDIIYRNK encoded by the coding sequence ATGGTTAAAGCAGTGGTTGGAGCGAACTGGGGCGATGAAGGAAAAGGTAAGATTACCGATATGCTCGGAAAAGAATCAGATATTATCGTTCGTTTTCAGGGAGGAGCTAATGCAGGACATACAATCGTGAATGATTATGGAAAGTTTGCTCTGCATACTCTGCCTTCAGGTGTGTTTTATGATCATACAACAAGTATTATTGGTAATGGAGTAGCATTAGATATTCCAAAATTATTTGGAGAGATTCAGTCTGTAATAGAAAAAGGAGTTCCGGCTCCAAAGATTCTTGTATCAGATCGTGCACAGATTGTGATGTCTTATCATAAACTGTTTGATGCTTACGAGGAAGAACGTCTGGCAGGAAAATCATTTGGATCTACAAAATCAGGAATCGCACCTTTTTATTCAGATAAGTATGCTAAGATTGGTTTCCAGGTAAGTGAATTGTTTGATGATGATTTGCTTAAAGAAAAAGTTGTTCGAATCGCAGAACAGAAAAATGTATTGTTGGAGCACTTATATCATAAACCATTATTGAATCCAGATGATTTATATAACGAATTGATGGAATATAAGAAAATGGTAGAACCATATGTATGTAATGTATCGTTGTTCCTTCATAATGCAATTAAAGAAGGAAAAAATATTCTTCTTGAAGGACAGCTGGGATCATTGAAAGATCCAGATCATGGAATTTACCCAATGGTTACATCATCTTCTACACTGGCTGCATATGGTGCAATCGGTGCAGGAATTCCACCATATGAAATTAAACAGATTATCACTGTATGTAAAGCATATTCGAGTGCTGTAGGAGCAGGTGCTTTTGTAAGTGAGATTTTTGGTGATGAAGCAGATGAATTGAGAAAACGCGGCGGAGATGGCGGTGAATTTGGAGCTACTACAGGTCGTCCAAGACGTATGGGATGGTTTGACTGTGTTGCTTCTAAATATGGATGCAGAATGCAGGGAGCAACAGATGTTGCATTTACAGTTTTAGATGTACTTGGATATCTTGAAGAGATTCCGGTTTGCGTTGGATATGAGATTAACGGAGAAGTGACGACAGAATTTCCTGTAACACATTTGCTTGAGAAAGCAAAACCAGTATACAAAGTGCTTCCAGGCTGGAAAGAAGATATTCGTGGTATCAAAAAATATGAGGATCTTCCGGAAAACTGCCGTAAATACATTGAATTTATTGAGGAACAGATTGGATATCCAATCACTATGGTTAGCAACGGACCAGGACGAGATGATATTATTTATAGAAATAAATAA
- the cls gene encoding cardiolipin synthase — protein sequence MNHPAVKKAKNKILEIVFSRTALVLLLILLQLGAMFVLSTILRDYAVYVYSLELIAQILIVVYIINDKTCPEFTCTWMLLILIFPVFGCLFYVYVKLELGTRMFGKRLCDVQMETWPYLKQQKEIVEELQVSKPANANLARYMANQLHYPTYRNTKAMYFSCGEEKFPELLKQLKMAQKYIFLEYFIVAEGYMWESILEILKQKVAEGVEVRFMYDGMCSISLLPYKYPEEIQRYGIKCKMFSPIRPVLSTVQNNRDHRKICVIDGKVGFTGGINLADEYINKKERFGYWKDTAVMLQGDAVQSLTMMFLQMWNATELLPEQYESYLTDMSTELKRELGFVIPYADSPYDHENVGEEVYCHILNHAKKYVHIMTPYLILDREMLDALCRAAKSEIDVKIIMPHIPDKWYAFAVAKTYYEELIEAGVKIYEFTPGFVHAKIFVSDDDTATVGTINLDYRSLFLHFECGTFIYNNPIVHDVEADFQKTLTQCERVSVADVKKISPFMFICGRVLRLIAPLM from the coding sequence ATGAATCATCCAGCGGTGAAAAAAGCGAAAAATAAAATACTGGAAATTGTCTTCAGCCGTACAGCATTAGTTTTATTATTGATTTTACTACAACTGGGAGCAATGTTTGTACTGTCTACAATTCTGCGGGATTATGCGGTATATGTGTATTCATTAGAGCTGATTGCTCAGATCTTAATTGTCGTATATATCATAAATGATAAAACATGTCCGGAATTTACATGCACATGGATGCTATTGATTTTAATCTTTCCTGTATTTGGATGTTTGTTTTATGTTTATGTAAAACTTGAACTTGGAACGAGGATGTTTGGCAAACGGTTATGTGATGTTCAGATGGAAACCTGGCCGTATTTGAAACAACAAAAGGAAATTGTAGAAGAATTGCAGGTTAGTAAGCCAGCCAACGCAAATCTTGCCAGATATATGGCGAATCAGCTGCATTACCCAACATATCGCAATACAAAAGCAATGTATTTTAGTTGCGGAGAAGAAAAATTTCCGGAGCTTTTAAAACAGTTGAAAATGGCTCAAAAATATATTTTTTTAGAGTATTTTATTGTCGCGGAAGGATATATGTGGGAATCAATACTTGAGATTTTGAAGCAGAAAGTGGCAGAGGGCGTAGAAGTTCGTTTTATGTATGATGGTATGTGCAGCATTTCTCTGCTTCCATACAAATATCCGGAGGAAATCCAACGCTATGGTATTAAATGTAAAATGTTTAGTCCAATCCGACCGGTTTTGTCAACCGTACAGAATAACCGTGATCATCGTAAGATTTGTGTTATTGATGGAAAGGTAGGATTTACAGGCGGAATTAACCTTGCAGATGAGTATATAAATAAAAAAGAACGTTTTGGCTATTGGAAAGATACAGCTGTCATGCTTCAAGGTGATGCGGTGCAGAGTTTGACAATGATGTTTTTACAGATGTGGAATGCAACGGAGCTGCTTCCGGAACAGTATGAATCATATTTGACAGACATGTCAACAGAACTGAAAAGAGAATTAGGGTTTGTTATTCCATATGCAGATAGTCCATATGATCATGAAAATGTTGGTGAAGAAGTTTATTGCCATATTTTAAATCATGCCAAGAAATATGTGCATATTATGACGCCATATCTAATACTGGATCGCGAAATGCTAGATGCTTTATGCCGCGCTGCAAAAAGTGAAATCGATGTAAAAATTATTATGCCACATATTCCGGATAAGTGGTATGCATTTGCGGTGGCAAAGACATACTATGAAGAACTTATCGAAGCCGGAGTGAAAATATATGAGTTTACGCCAGGTTTTGTACATGCAAAAATATTTGTGTCCGATGATGATACAGCAACAGTTGGAACGATTAACTTGGATTATCGTAGTTTGTTTCTTCATTTTGAGTGCGGGACATTTATTTATAATAATCCAATCGTACATGATGTGGAGGCAGATTTCCAAAAGACATTGACGCAATGCGAAAGGGTATCAGTTGCAGATGTTAAAAAAATAAGTCCGTTTATGTTTATTTGTGGACGAGTATTGCGGTTAATTGCACCATTAATGTAA